One Vallitalea pronyensis genomic region harbors:
- a CDS encoding right-handed parallel beta-helix repeat-containing protein, which translates to MSQNLCRNIRLLGLCLIIIIGMLILLLFFQGRVLVVGPDNEFTTIQAAVDAADSGDIILVTGEGSPYVEEVSIMNKNRLKIIGIMKPVLDGMDALTFAITIEDSSNVKIKGFVIQNYLSNGIRLINAESNTISCNTIQNIGSTDIEPAGISALNSLENVMTRNVIMNTLRGIVVAQNSDSTLIELNRCISSEEDGIFIDGSNNCTIKGNKTTRNGDDGINIIASNNNVIKCNTITKNDDDGIDLTDSSNNLIKGNTITNNDDDGVSLERDITNFNQIIGNNISNNMVHGIFLVSDTNNNIIRKNKIMRNGDDGILVDTESNNHTIESNLIQGNIGDGILLDGDNIEGPSFNIIIRKNNIHENTGDGIEVNTFSNNNTITKNNVLRNGENGILLDANPESGASFNNLVNKNTVNHNIRDGIRVQGASNNNILEANKVTRNGADGIFLDLDSFDNQVDFNCVFFNINFDIEDLDSNTFNGNRCGNSVGTNVDCGN; encoded by the coding sequence ATGAGTCAAAATTTATGCAGAAACATTCGCCTATTGGGTCTTTGCCTCATAATCATCATAGGCATGCTTATTTTATTATTGTTCTTTCAAGGAAGGGTGTTGGTTGTCGGACCCGATAATGAATTTACTACCATTCAAGCTGCTGTAGACGCAGCTGACTCAGGGGATATCATTTTAGTTACGGGAGAAGGAAGTCCCTATGTGGAAGAAGTCTCAATAATGAACAAGAACAGACTCAAAATCATAGGCATCATGAAACCTGTTTTAGATGGTATGGATGCTCTCACCTTTGCTATAACCATTGAAGACTCATCAAATGTTAAAATAAAAGGTTTTGTTATTCAAAATTATCTTAGTAATGGTATTCGGTTAATTAATGCAGAGTCCAATACCATTTCATGTAATACCATACAAAATATTGGAAGTACAGATATAGAACCAGCAGGCATATCTGCTCTAAACTCTTTAGAAAACGTTATGACACGAAATGTTATTATGAATACATTGAGAGGTATCGTCGTTGCACAAAATTCGGATAGTACCCTCATTGAACTCAATCGATGTATTTCCTCTGAAGAGGACGGCATTTTCATTGATGGTTCAAATAATTGCACCATTAAAGGCAACAAAACAACTAGAAATGGTGACGATGGTATTAATATTATTGCCAGTAACAACAACGTTATTAAGTGTAATACAATAACTAAAAATGATGACGATGGTATTGATCTTACAGATAGTAGCAACAACCTAATTAAAGGTAATACAATAACGAATAATGATGATGATGGGGTCAGTCTAGAAAGAGATATAACGAACTTTAATCAAATTATTGGGAATAACATATCTAACAATATGGTACATGGAATTTTTTTAGTTTCGGATACCAATAATAACATCATTAGAAAAAATAAAATTATGCGCAATGGTGATGACGGCATTTTAGTCGATACAGAGTCCAATAATCATACCATTGAAAGTAATTTAATTCAAGGAAATATAGGCGACGGTATTTTATTAGATGGTGATAATATAGAAGGTCCATCCTTTAATATTATCATCAGAAAAAATAACATTCATGAAAATACAGGAGATGGTATCGAGGTAAATACTTTCTCGAACAATAATACCATCACGAAGAATAATGTACTTAGAAATGGAGAAAATGGCATCCTATTGGATGCAAATCCAGAATCTGGAGCTTCATTCAATAATCTTGTGAATAAGAATACGGTTAACCACAATATCCGTGACGGTATTCGAGTACAAGGGGCATCCAACAATAACATACTAGAAGCTAATAAAGTTACTAGAAATGGCGCAGATGGTATCTTCTTAGACCTGGACTCTTTTGACAATCAAGTAGACTTTAATTGTGTATTTTTTAATATCAATTTTGATATAGAAGATCTAGACAGTAATACCTTTAATGGAAACAGGTGCGGAAACTCAGTTGGAACAAACGTAGATTGTGGGAATTAA
- a CDS encoding DUF4489 domain-containing protein produces MNYSDVNAECMACKPDIDFSKCKPKSPKPKKIQLECGQGTGMTTFTSTEDDSFQLAHVTVNTSSLKKPEVLIKFSSLVRVNSTNTGVVRLQYELFEACDGRQPLSLGTWMFEKDTQGQGFVESIQESFNFIFCGNQTMSRCCDYFVTVTPIEITGEDASATVSNGRMAAFAQDWWDDVNKRQKKDMKKPADRESNKLILACGQGSTGGQTLIAQFSSPQEPEDIAQVTVDTTCLKKPKVLIEFSSIIEMSNSVFTEIALQFELFKVCGNSEPVSCGIWTFEETVGTEVDITFVQVQNSFGFIYCECSHISDCCVYFVRVTPLQTDLGDDDGALATWEVCNVLMNGYAQGTEDYDFKSNERKIYEDKSNGAVCKPVHPKPKKSLLACGSGSGNTTFTSSSDDTPFQLAHVTVDTSCLCKPVVDIEFSSTVRFEALENIGSAAQLRYELVRVCADGTPVTIGLWILDKLPILNVASIETFSFNYCDCTTCPGCCDYFVTVMPITFTSEGTLPDINGTVTVGDGRIAALAQEG; encoded by the coding sequence ATGAATTATAGTGATGTCAACGCAGAGTGTATGGCTTGTAAGCCAGATATAGATTTTAGTAAGTGTAAACCAAAGAGTCCTAAGCCAAAGAAAATACAATTAGAATGTGGTCAGGGAACTGGAATGACAACCTTTACATCAACGGAGGATGATTCCTTTCAATTAGCTCATGTAACGGTTAATACAAGCTCTTTGAAAAAACCAGAAGTGCTTATAAAATTCTCTAGTCTTGTTAGAGTGAATTCAACGAACACCGGAGTCGTTCGATTGCAATATGAATTATTTGAAGCCTGTGATGGCCGACAGCCATTATCGTTAGGAACGTGGATGTTTGAGAAAGATACGCAAGGTCAAGGCTTTGTTGAAAGCATTCAAGAGTCATTTAATTTCATCTTTTGTGGCAATCAAACAATGAGTAGATGCTGTGATTATTTTGTGACGGTAACACCAATTGAAATAACCGGCGAGGATGCGTCTGCTACAGTTAGTAATGGACGAATGGCAGCTTTCGCACAGGATTGGTGGGATGACGTAAATAAAAGACAGAAAAAAGACATGAAGAAACCTGCTGATAGAGAATCAAATAAGCTGATATTGGCATGTGGTCAAGGATCTACAGGGGGGCAAACACTCATTGCACAATTTTCTTCTCCCCAGGAACCAGAAGACATAGCCCAAGTTACAGTTGACACCACTTGCTTAAAGAAGCCAAAGGTTTTAATAGAATTTTCGAGTATTATTGAAATGTCCAATTCAGTTTTCACAGAGATTGCTCTTCAGTTTGAGTTGTTCAAAGTATGTGGTAATAGTGAGCCAGTATCCTGTGGTATTTGGACATTTGAGGAAACTGTTGGAACAGAAGTGGATATTACATTTGTTCAAGTACAGAATTCCTTTGGTTTTATATATTGTGAATGCTCACATATATCGGACTGCTGTGTTTATTTTGTAAGGGTAACACCATTACAAACAGATTTAGGCGATGATGATGGGGCACTTGCAACTTGGGAAGTATGTAATGTTCTAATGAATGGTTATGCTCAAGGAACAGAAGACTATGATTTCAAGTCTAATGAACGCAAAATCTATGAAGATAAAAGTAATGGTGCTGTCTGTAAACCTGTACATCCCAAGCCTAAAAAAAGCTTGTTAGCATGTGGTAGTGGTAGTGGAAACACAACCTTCACGTCATCATCCGATGATACACCCTTCCAATTAGCCCATGTTACCGTTGACACATCTTGTTTATGTAAGCCGGTAGTGGATATTGAATTCTCCAGCACGGTGAGATTTGAGGCATTAGAGAATATAGGTTCAGCAGCTCAACTACGGTACGAATTAGTCAGAGTCTGTGCTGATGGAACACCTGTAACAATAGGTTTATGGATATTGGATAAACTGCCAATACTAAATGTTGCATCTATAGAAACCTTTAGCTTTAATTATTGTGATTGCACAACCTGTCCTGGTTGTTGTGATTACTTTGTAACGGTTATGCCGATAACATTTACATCTGAAGGCACATTACCCGATATTAATGGCACTGTAACAGTTGGTGATGGTAGAATAGCTGCACTGGCTCAAGAGGGATAG
- a CDS encoding tripartite tricarboxylate transporter substrate binding protein, whose protein sequence is MKNIRIKITVFLLTLIMFTGCFRLINDRQELMEIENETDTFPTKAIRLVIPFAPGGGTDGVGRALALSCEGYVEQPIIPVNKLGDSGSRGLREGIFSNNDGYTITVITSEINSLSSYGLIDFDYQHMELLMLLNTEPGILVVSKDFPFDTIEELIADYHKNDKTYTIGSAGKGSVWNFAAKGIALHTDLQFEDRYYDGTSLAVLDVLQGKTDMVISGVSEVIEHIEAGEIKVLTVLADDRLDALPDLKTFTESGYDFSIYTWRGLAIPKDTDHQIKEYLLERLTKAAKDEQFISLLKELNLHYDYRPQEAFLEFIQEDLEVYRKLLEIEMTSEE, encoded by the coding sequence TTGAAAAATATAAGGATAAAAATAACGGTATTCTTGTTAACCCTTATCATGTTTACAGGGTGTTTTCGTTTGATTAATGATCGTCAAGAGCTAATGGAAATAGAGAACGAAACAGATACATTTCCTACAAAAGCCATACGTTTGGTTATTCCTTTTGCCCCAGGCGGCGGAACAGATGGTGTTGGTAGGGCGTTAGCATTATCTTGTGAAGGGTATGTTGAACAGCCCATTATACCCGTTAATAAACTAGGTGATAGTGGTTCTAGAGGTTTACGTGAAGGCATTTTTTCAAATAATGACGGTTATACGATTACAGTCATCACATCAGAGATTAACTCATTATCGTCATATGGATTAATTGATTTTGATTATCAGCATATGGAGCTTTTGATGCTGTTAAACACAGAACCAGGCATCCTCGTGGTATCAAAGGATTTTCCTTTTGATACCATAGAAGAATTAATTGCCGATTATCATAAAAATGATAAGACTTATACGATTGGTAGTGCAGGTAAAGGAAGTGTATGGAACTTTGCTGCTAAAGGTATAGCTTTACATACAGACCTTCAATTTGAAGACCGTTATTATGATGGGACATCCCTGGCAGTGCTGGATGTACTACAAGGTAAAACGGATATGGTTATTTCAGGTGTTTCAGAAGTCATTGAACATATAGAGGCTGGGGAAATTAAAGTATTAACCGTATTAGCAGATGATAGACTGGATGCTTTACCAGACCTTAAAACATTTACTGAAAGTGGTTATGACTTCAGTATCTATACCTGGAGAGGGCTTGCCATTCCGAAGGACACAGATCATCAAATTAAGGAATATTTGTTAGAAAGATTGACGAAAGCTGCTAAGGATGAACAGTTTATCTCTTTGCTCAAAGAATTGAATTTACATTATGATTATAGACCTCAAGAAGCATTTCTTGAATTTATACAAGAGGATTTAGAAGTGTATAGGAAATTGCTTGAAATAGAAATGACTAGTGAAGAATAG
- a CDS encoding tripartite tricarboxylate transporter substrate binding protein translates to MKHRNRLVILTMIMLVLVLSGCSKATSTGGKKSAFPDKTLTAICPWSAGGGTDTVLRGLTKETEEFLGQTITVTNQTGGGGAIGHTAIKNAKNDGYTVGMITFELSSLPAQGIIDYTHEDFSLLMRVNMESAAITVPADAPYETIHDFIEYAKAHPGEVKVGNSGIGATWHVAAGLFEQVTEVELGHVPFDGAAPAVTALIGGHIDAVAVSASEVQAQVEAEELKILAIMDEERSKVFTDVPTMYEEGYDVVFGTWRGLAVPKDTPQDVVDVLSDAFKKGIESDGFKDYAEKTGLNIAYQNAEDFREFLAKNSLDVAKVLKGLGLSAE, encoded by the coding sequence ATGAAACACAGAAATAGGTTAGTTATCCTAACAATGATTATGTTGGTACTTGTATTATCTGGGTGCAGTAAGGCAACGTCAACAGGTGGAAAGAAGAGTGCATTTCCAGATAAGACGTTAACAGCCATATGTCCATGGTCTGCTGGAGGAGGAACAGATACTGTTCTCAGAGGTCTTACGAAAGAGACAGAAGAATTTTTAGGGCAAACGATTACGGTAACCAATCAGACAGGTGGTGGTGGCGCAATAGGACATACAGCCATTAAAAATGCAAAAAATGATGGTTATACTGTTGGGATGATCACATTCGAATTAAGTTCATTACCAGCTCAAGGCATTATCGATTATACACATGAAGATTTCAGTCTCTTAATGCGCGTCAATATGGAATCAGCAGCTATTACTGTACCAGCGGATGCACCTTATGAGACCATTCATGATTTTATTGAATACGCAAAGGCTCATCCTGGAGAAGTTAAAGTGGGTAATTCGGGTATAGGAGCAACTTGGCATGTTGCGGCTGGTCTTTTTGAGCAAGTCACAGAAGTGGAGTTAGGGCATGTTCCTTTTGATGGTGCCGCACCAGCGGTTACAGCTCTTATTGGTGGGCATATTGATGCTGTTGCAGTTAGTGCATCTGAAGTACAGGCTCAAGTTGAAGCAGAAGAACTTAAAATATTAGCTATTATGGATGAAGAACGTTCAAAAGTGTTTACGGATGTTCCTACAATGTATGAAGAAGGCTATGATGTTGTCTTTGGGACTTGGAGAGGTCTTGCAGTGCCAAAGGATACACCACAAGATGTAGTTGATGTACTATCCGATGCATTTAAAAAGGGTATAGAGTCCGATGGATTTAAAGATTATGCTGAAAAAACAGGGTTAAATATAGCTTATCAAAATGCTGAAGATTTTAGAGAATTCCTTGCTAAGAATTCACTCGATGTTGCAAAAGTGCTAAAAGGTTTAGGACTATCAGCTGAATAA
- a CDS encoding tripartite tricarboxylate transporter permease yields the protein MIDGFLSVLRPEVLVLVFLGVTGGIIVGSLPGLTATMGIALLVPFTFGLEIQQSMAMLLGIFSGAIYGGSISAILIRTPGTPAAAATLLDGYPMTLRGEAGRALSMSAFASFIGGFTGALIMTFLSPQISKLALEFSPAEYFALALFGLSIIISVSGGSIVKGLMSGFFGLIIATIGLDPISGYARFTYGIVDLFEGPTFIPTLIGLFALSEVFKGVETIKKQEKIDNKINQLLPSFKDIKKSWKVIGKSSIMGTFIGSIPGAGSDIAAFVGYSEAKRTSKHPEKFGTGVIEGIAAAEASNNACTGGAMIPLLSLGVPGDAVTAVLLGAFIMQGLKPGPLLYRDHMDVVYGVFSAMMVANVAMFMVGTLGVKFFSKVITINRNILIPIIFVLSLVGAYSMRNSAFDLWVAIVFGVIGYFLQRYNFPVSPILLALILGPMAESNLRRALLISEGSWSIFVTRPICVVLIVLAILSIVSALLKQRKLNKISG from the coding sequence ATGATCGATGGATTTTTAAGTGTATTGCGGCCAGAAGTGTTGGTATTGGTTTTTTTAGGTGTAACAGGAGGGATTATCGTTGGTTCGTTGCCAGGGTTAACAGCAACAATGGGCATTGCACTTTTAGTACCATTTACTTTTGGATTAGAGATTCAGCAGAGTATGGCTATGCTATTAGGTATTTTTAGTGGAGCCATCTATGGTGGTTCTATATCGGCAATATTAATCCGAACACCAGGTACACCCGCAGCAGCAGCCACATTATTAGATGGTTATCCCATGACACTAAGAGGTGAAGCTGGAAGGGCTTTAAGTATGTCCGCATTTGCATCTTTTATAGGGGGATTTACAGGGGCTCTTATCATGACCTTTTTATCCCCTCAGATTTCAAAGCTGGCATTGGAGTTCAGCCCAGCCGAGTATTTTGCTTTGGCTTTATTTGGTCTTAGTATTATTATTTCTGTATCAGGAGGTTCCATTGTTAAAGGATTGATGTCTGGATTTTTCGGTCTTATTATTGCCACAATAGGTCTTGACCCAATCAGTGGTTATGCAAGATTTACTTATGGTATTGTGGATCTTTTTGAAGGTCCAACATTTATACCAACACTCATTGGATTATTTGCACTATCTGAAGTCTTTAAAGGGGTAGAGACCATTAAAAAGCAAGAGAAGATTGATAATAAAATCAACCAATTATTACCAAGTTTTAAAGATATAAAAAAATCTTGGAAGGTAATAGGTAAATCAAGTATAATGGGAACATTTATTGGTTCTATTCCAGGTGCAGGAAGTGATATAGCTGCTTTTGTTGGGTATAGTGAAGCTAAAAGAACGTCCAAACATCCAGAAAAATTTGGCACAGGCGTGATCGAGGGCATTGCAGCGGCAGAAGCATCTAATAATGCTTGTACAGGTGGTGCTATGATACCATTATTGTCATTAGGTGTACCTGGGGATGCAGTGACAGCAGTATTATTAGGAGCATTCATTATGCAGGGACTTAAGCCAGGACCCCTGTTATATCGGGACCATATGGATGTTGTCTATGGCGTTTTTTCAGCGATGATGGTTGCCAATGTTGCCATGTTTATGGTTGGCACTTTAGGCGTCAAGTTTTTTTCAAAGGTGATTACCATCAATCGTAACATACTCATTCCAATCATTTTTGTTCTATCGTTGGTGGGTGCATATTCCATGCGAAACAGTGCCTTTGATTTATGGGTGGCTATTGTATTTGGTGTTATAGGCTATTTTTTACAACGATATAACTTTCCAGTATCACCCATTCTGCTAGCGCTTATATTAGGGCCAATGGCAGAAAGTAACTTACGGAGGGCACTACTGATTTCGGAAGGAAGCTGGTCAATATTTGTAACCAGACCCATATGCGTCGTTTTAATCGTATTAGCTATCTTGTCTATTGTAAGCGCTTTATTGAAACAAAGAAAACTTAATAAAATTTCAGGATAA
- a CDS encoding TIGR04076 family protein, giving the protein MMSKCRITVIKRMLNEDLANAYCKRPEICSVFTDNQTFMVDSPQKPLGFCDGAWDCISHYVFAFLHGGGDFYTGWMKDENTMIACCNDGVRPVVFKLERVD; this is encoded by the coding sequence ATGATGTCCAAATGTAGAATCACAGTCATTAAAAGAATGCTCAATGAAGATCTCGCTAATGCATACTGCAAACGTCCTGAAATATGTAGCGTGTTTACGGATAATCAAACGTTTATGGTAGATTCCCCACAAAAGCCACTTGGGTTTTGCGATGGCGCTTGGGATTGTATTTCACATTATGTTTTTGCTTTTCTTCATGGAGGAGGAGATTTTTACACAGGTTGGATGAAAGATGAAAATACCATGATCGCTTGTTGCAACGATGGCGTTAGACCCGTTGTTTTCAAGTTGGAAAGAGTCGATTAA
- a CDS encoding MerR family transcriptional regulator, whose amino-acid sequence MEFITIKEAAVKWSISTRRVQVLCNEGRVEGAFKHGNAWFIPDKAVKPLQKKRGPKTMGVGKDK is encoded by the coding sequence ATGGAATTTATAACTATAAAAGAAGCAGCCGTAAAGTGGAGTATATCAACACGTAGGGTTCAGGTTTTGTGTAATGAAGGTAGGGTTGAAGGTGCATTTAAGCATGGCAATGCATGGTTTATACCAGATAAGGCAGTTAAGCCATTACAAAAAAAACGTGGACCAAAGACAATGGGGGTAGGCAAGGATAAATAG
- a CDS encoding helicase-related protein — MQLIDNVNKTLKDDLAEEIKKDSKVSIAAAYFSMYAFQELKSQLKHIDELRFIFTSPTFTTEKAKKEKREFYIPRLSRERSIYGTEFEVKLRNELTQKSIAKECADWIKAKAVFKSNITNDNMMGFINIDDKNYMPIAGFTTVDLGCERGNNAYNMVQKTDTPFSSAYLHLFDSIWMDDAKLQVVTDEVVDNMTAAYNENSPEFIYFITLYNIFNEFLEDISEDVLPNDATGFKDSKIWDMLYNFQKDAALAIINKLEKYNGCILADSVGLGKTFTALAVIKYYENRNKSVLVLCPKKLSNNWNTYKDNYVNNPIATDRLRYDVLYHTDLNRTKGPSNGLDLDRLNWGNYDLVVIDESHIFRNGGKITGESDQKENRYLKLLNKVIRKGVKTKVLMLSATPVNNRFNDLKNQLQLAYEGDSTLIDEKLNINRSIDDIFRSAQSAFNTWSKSVPEERTTNRLLKMLDFDFFEVLDSVTIARSRKHIEKYYDTSSVGKFPTRLKPISKHPQLTDLEDAISYNEIFDNLMLLNLSIYTPSQYILPSRMSKYIELYGDEKEIGLTQVGREEGIRRLMSINLMKRMESSVYSFNLTLKRIKTLIEETINSIDQYDKHSGLSLNMTDFSNVNELDDDDLNSTDMFSIGKKVKIDLADMDYVSWRNYLDKDREILELITLMVGDITPDHDTKLQELFDVIRVKQIEPINNMNKKVIIFTAFADTAEYLYSNVSKTMKKEFELDTAMITGSVEGRTTIPKLPTDLNTVLTCFSPISKDKNLLMPDNPAELDILIATDCISEGQNLQDCDYLINYDIHWNPVRIIQRFGRIDRIGSRNDCIQLVNFWPNITLDEYISLKSRVETRMKIVNMTATGDENIISSEEKADLEYRKQQLKRLQEEVVDIEDMSSGISIMDLGLNEFRLDLLEYVKEHPELDKMPFGLHAVTASGEDTPPGIIYVLKNINGNINVDNQNRLHPFYMVYISNDGEVVCDHLSPKEMLDKMRFACRGKIEPIPELYKSFNKDTKDGKDMVRFSELLGEAIHTIIDVKDESDMDNFLSGGQVSFISNEIKGLDDFELIGFLVIR; from the coding sequence ATGCAGTTAATAGATAACGTCAATAAAACGTTAAAAGATGATTTAGCAGAAGAAATTAAGAAAGACAGCAAGGTTTCAATAGCAGCAGCATACTTTTCGATGTATGCTTTCCAGGAACTTAAAAGTCAATTGAAGCATATTGATGAACTAAGGTTTATTTTTACATCCCCGACCTTTACAACTGAAAAAGCGAAAAAAGAGAAAAGAGAATTCTATATTCCAAGATTGTCAAGAGAGCGTAGTATCTACGGCACTGAATTTGAAGTGAAATTGCGTAACGAACTTACTCAAAAATCTATAGCTAAAGAGTGTGCTGACTGGATAAAAGCAAAAGCTGTATTTAAGTCTAATATTACAAATGATAATATGATGGGTTTCATTAACATTGATGATAAGAATTATATGCCAATCGCAGGATTTACAACAGTAGATTTAGGGTGTGAAAGAGGAAATAATGCCTATAATATGGTTCAAAAGACGGATACTCCTTTTTCCAGTGCGTACCTACATCTATTCGATTCCATTTGGATGGATGACGCGAAGCTGCAGGTAGTTACTGATGAGGTCGTAGACAATATGACAGCAGCATATAATGAAAATTCACCTGAGTTCATTTACTTTATTACACTATATAATATTTTCAATGAATTTTTGGAGGATATCTCCGAGGATGTTTTACCCAATGATGCTACCGGTTTTAAGGATAGTAAAATATGGGACATGCTTTACAATTTTCAAAAAGATGCTGCGTTAGCAATCATTAATAAGCTTGAGAAATATAACGGCTGTATACTTGCTGACAGTGTCGGTCTTGGTAAGACATTCACAGCTTTGGCAGTAATTAAATACTATGAGAACAGGAATAAGTCTGTTCTTGTATTATGTCCAAAGAAGTTATCTAATAACTGGAATACTTATAAAGATAACTACGTAAATAACCCTATTGCAACCGATAGACTTCGTTATGATGTGCTTTACCATACTGATTTAAATAGAACTAAAGGGCCATCTAATGGTTTGGATTTAGACCGATTGAATTGGGGGAATTATGATCTTGTAGTTATAGATGAATCTCATATTTTTAGAAATGGTGGTAAGATAACCGGCGAATCAGATCAAAAAGAAAACCGTTATTTGAAACTACTTAATAAAGTGATAAGAAAAGGTGTAAAAACTAAAGTCCTAATGCTATCGGCTACACCTGTAAATAATCGATTTAATGATCTGAAAAATCAGTTACAGCTTGCATATGAAGGTGATAGTACCCTGATTGATGAGAAGCTTAATATCAACAGATCTATTGATGATATATTTAGAAGCGCTCAAAGTGCATTTAATACATGGAGTAAATCTGTGCCTGAAGAAAGAACTACAAACAGATTGCTGAAAATGCTAGATTTTGATTTCTTTGAAGTGTTAGACAGTGTAACAATAGCCAGATCTCGAAAGCATATAGAAAAGTACTATGACACTAGTAGTGTTGGGAAGTTTCCAACAAGATTAAAACCAATTTCGAAACACCCTCAGTTAACTGATCTAGAAGATGCTATTAGTTACAATGAAATATTCGATAATTTAATGTTGCTTAACTTAAGTATTTATACACCATCACAATATATTCTTCCTAGTAGAATGTCGAAGTATATAGAGTTATATGGTGATGAAAAAGAAATTGGATTGACTCAAGTTGGTAGAGAAGAAGGTATTAGAAGATTGATGTCAATTAACTTGATGAAACGTATGGAAAGTTCCGTTTACTCATTTAATTTAACTTTGAAGCGTATTAAAACTCTAATTGAAGAAACAATTAATTCAATCGATCAATATGATAAACACTCTGGACTAAGCTTAAATATGACTGACTTTTCAAATGTAAATGAACTAGATGATGATGACTTGAATTCGACAGACATGTTCTCTATTGGGAAAAAAGTCAAGATTGATTTAGCTGATATGGATTATGTAAGTTGGAGAAATTACCTTGATAAGGATAGAGAAATCCTTGAACTTATTACACTTATGGTTGGGGATATTACCCCGGATCATGATACAAAATTGCAGGAGCTATTTGATGTAATAAGAGTTAAGCAAATAGAGCCAATCAATAATATGAATAAGAAAGTTATTATTTTTACTGCATTTGCTGATACTGCTGAGTATCTATATAGTAACGTCAGTAAAACAATGAAAAAGGAGTTTGAACTTGATACAGCTATGATTACTGGATCAGTTGAGGGAAGAACGACGATACCAAAGTTGCCAACGGATTTGAATACGGTATTAACTTGTTTCTCGCCAATTTCTAAAGATAAGAATTTATTGATGCCAGATAACCCTGCAGAACTAGACATTCTTATTGCTACAGATTGTATTTCTGAAGGCCAGAATTTACAGGATTGTGATTATTTGATAAATTACGATATTCATTGGAACCCTGTAAGAATTATTCAGAGATTCGGACGTATTGACCGGATTGGTAGCAGAAATGATTGTATTCAGCTAGTTAACTTCTGGCCCAATATCACCCTTGATGAATATATAAGTCTTAAATCAAGAGTTGAAACCAGAATGAAAATTGTCAATATGACAGCAACTGGTGACGAAAATATAATTAGCAGCGAAGAAAAAGCTGACTTAGAATATAGAAAACAACAGTTGAAAAGACTTCAAGAAGAAGTTGTGGATATTGAAGATATGTCAAGTGGTATATCAATTATGGATCTTGGATTAAATGAGTTCAGACTTGATTTATTGGAGTATGTGAAAGAACATCCAGAGCTAGATAAAATGCCATTTGGACTTCATGCTGTAACTGCAAGTGGAGAAGATACGCCACCTGGTATTATATATGTGCTCAAGAATATCAATGGAAATATTAATGTAGATAATCAAAATCGCTTGCATCCATTTTATATGGTTTATATTAGTAATGATGGTGAGGTAGTTTGTGATCATTTATCACCTAAAGAGATGTTAGATAAGATGCGTTTTGCTTGTAGAGGCAAAATAGAACCTATACCAGAACTCTATAAGTCATTTAACAAAGATACTAAAGATGGAAAAGATATGGTGAGATTTTCAGAACTTTTAGGAGAAGCGATTCATACCATTATTGATGTCAAAGATGAGAGCGATATGGATAACTTTTTATCGGGTGGACAAGTCAGTTTCATATCTAATGAGATAAAAGGATTGGATGACTTTGAACTTATTGGGTTCTTAGTGATAAGGTAG
- a CDS encoding tripartite tricarboxylate transporter TctB family protein, producing the protein MMNKPNLIYSILGLILSIYVFVTASSFPTPPGNTLGPGYYPILLSIGLLVLSAILLIQTLLKAGKETFEKFDMKSPEVIRFMVSLLATVIYAIAMQYLGFILASVIYLFFLMYLLLNRAYIKMAIVSVGVSVSVYLIFSHALNLTLPLGFFS; encoded by the coding sequence ATGATGAATAAACCTAATTTAATCTATAGTATATTGGGCTTAATCCTTAGTATATATGTATTTGTAACAGCAAGTTCTTTTCCTACACCTCCAGGAAATACCCTGGGACCTGGTTATTATCCCATACTTTTATCAATCGGATTACTTGTCCTAAGTGCCATTTTGCTTATTCAAACATTATTAAAGGCAGGTAAAGAAACATTTGAAAAGTTTGACATGAAGTCTCCTGAGGTCATTCGATTCATGGTGTCCTTGCTCGCTACAGTGATATATGCCATTGCTATGCAGTATTTAGGCTTTATATTGGCTTCAGTCATCTATTTATTTTTCTTGATGTATCTTCTACTAAATAGAGCATACATTAAGATGGCTATTGTTTCGGTAGGTGTTTCAGTGAGTGTCTATTTGATTTTTAGTCATGCATTGAATTTAACGTTGCCATTAGGCTTTTTCTCATAG